DNA from Babylonia areolata isolate BAREFJ2019XMU chromosome 35, ASM4173473v1, whole genome shotgun sequence:
GTGCTGACCCTTCTACCTCCCACGCGAAATTCCCTCAGTGACGCTGATCGCTGTGCACATCCATCCCACAGCGAACCTCTCCGCCGCACTTGGTCTGCTAGCAGACGAAATTAGCAAGTGCGATAACAGTTGGTCTGACTCCACTGTCATTGTTGCTGGTGAtttcaacaaagccagcctcaagCAAGAAATGCTgaagctgtaccagcaagtggactgtccaacacgtggtgacaagaccctcgaccactgctacacctccatcaagaaggcTTACCGCTCGATCCGCCGTGCACCTTTGGGACAGTCCGACCACAGCATGATTTTTCTGGTGCTGGTCTACAAACAAATACTGAAAGCGGAAAAACCAGTCGTGAAAACTGTCAAGCAATGGTCGGCTCCTgccttagagaccttgcaggactgtttcgaatgtacagactggaatgtttttaaagactctgccagggacttaaatgaatatactgccacagtgtgtgattatatttcctTCTGTGAAAGAGTGTGCAGTCcaacaaaaaaaatatcaaaatattttcgaacgacaaaatttggtgtaacggggctgttGGGCAAAAACTAAAGGACTGAGCTTTTtgcgaaactgatgatagaatagtccacaataaggcaaaaagaagtgttgaaaaatgcattaagaaggcaaagtttttatatcggaaaaaattagaagaaaacctgtctgcaaacaactctaggaatgtgtggacccgactgcagaacatcactgattataaaatgacccaccagacagtcgacagcactgacagaactcttccagacaaactaaACACATTCTACTCCGGATTCAACAAACCATTGTCTACCCCTGACCAGGTCTTtcgaggaagtgtgcagtccaacaatctagtgtcttcactgacacatttaacatgtcccttcagtcttgtgtggtgccacactgctttaagaaatcaacaatcattcttgttccaaaaaaagtacagcctagttgtcttaattaTTATCGTCccatagccttaacatcagtcgtcacgaaaacatttgaacgcttgattctacaattcctaaaaacctgcattcctccatcttttgatccctttcagttctcctatagagctaacagatcagctgAAGGTGCCATTAGCATAgatctctaccacgtcctcagacatctcgaaaatcctaacagctatgccaggatccttttcattgactacagatctgcgttcaacacaatagtaccatcaaaactatatttcaaATTGAAAGACCTTtcgctgcctgaatcagtttgtgcatggatcctaaattttctaagatgcggactgctcactattcacacatgaatGTGCAACTCAAAAttaatgtaacaccatggtcaagtttgccgactatactactctagaaggactgattacgaacagtgatgagtcaaaatatagggaagaactACTGaatttgtcagctggtgtgatcaaaacaacttagaactcagcacatcaaaaaccaaagaattaatgttaggtttcaggaagaccagatctgatccctcaccacttgtcattgaagacaaacaagtagagatcatcagcgactttaaatttctcggactggccatttccaacgatttgaaatgggagaaaaatacgggaaaaaaatgttaagaaagcacaacagcgcctgtactttcttcggcgcctcaaaaggtttggaattaaaaaagaaatcatggttgatttctactgatcagtcattgaaagtgttctaaccttcgctattactgtttggtacggaaacatctccaaggcagaagttgcagcccttaacagaatcgtaaaaactgccaccaagattaccggggctgatctaccttctgtataagcggctactcaaaaaagcaaaatcaatcagccaggacgaatcacatccagcttttgggattttcgagatgctcccctctggtctacggtacagaagtataaggacgaaagccaatcgctttgccaatagctttttccccaaagcagtcaatgccctgcctctcgaacaaatccagtatgacatatagaactgtgcaatcaacgaccatctacctgaagatctagtcatcagccccatccacatgtaatatgcggtttctgttcaaacgtgtgtgtgtgtgtatgagagagacagagagagagagtgtgtgtgtgtgtgtgtgtgtgtgtgactgtgtgtgcgtgcgcgcatgtgtgtgtgtgtgtagtgcatgcatgtgtgagtatgcacaagtttttgtattgatatgcacttgcatgtatcctaatttcttttgtatctgtgtttgtgtttttgtgtgagattttcgatttatgttcgtatcttgttatgtactaccccccccccccccccccctccccaatattccttgagaccccggtacacttggtaataaagacacattctatacTATTCAAAATAGGGGGAAATGGGAAACAGTATGTGCCCAAAATATTTATCTGCAAAGtcagttttcactttttttttcgctcAAAGGAAGCAGGAAACgtttgtttcgggttttttgttgggtttttttgttgttgttgtttgtttgtttgtttttgttttttggggttttttatagCTATAAGTAACTTTAACTTTATTGAATTTGCAAAAATTGTTTGTTTAATCAAATATTGATTATACTTTTGAATACATTTGTGCTTTCTTAATGTTTTGTTATAGTGTTGATTAGTTCAATGTCTTATTTTGGGCGTGGAATAATCATTTGATAGTAGTCCTTCATGCTCCAATAAGAGTGGAAGGATAAATAAAACTTGAATGATTTTATAGAATGTGTGAATATGtcaggaaaaaatagaaaaagaaagaacaagatgataTTGAGGACAGAGGTCTCCACTGAAAACgaaaagagcaagaaaagaaacaaactaaaagaaAACGGTACATCAGTATTACACGAGTGcgtgcaaacacactcacacacacacacacacacacacacacacacacacacacacacaccacgcacgcactcacacacacacacatacgtacacacgcacgcacgcacacacacacacacacacgcacgcacgcacgcacgcacacacacacacacacacacacacacacacagcacccagaAAATTTTGGTTTAACGGTTCTAGTTTGAAGACAGTTTTGGACAAAATTAAAATACCCTCTGGTCAAAGCAGTAACTGAATGTTTAGAAGACGGAATATGCTTATTCTCAATCCAGAAAAAAGCATGGTCACTGTATTGTACTGGTTTATCATATTGTGCATTATATCATTTTGTACTGTGTGTTTATTGCATAACAGACATACTGCATTGCACGTTTTTGCGTTGGTCCGATTTCATGAACCAAAAGCTGAATAACATCTGACTGATAAGAATGTCATTGCGTCCTTTGGTATAAGCCCGCGAGATTAAACCGCGTCTCAGTCTCACAGTAATGCATTCCCATGAAACACATGACTgaaaacagaacccccccccccccacacacacacacacacacacacacaatacatggacAAGGCAGATAACACACTGTAGTTCCCCACTGGATCGAAAAAGAATGAAGAACGCGCGTATAACGTAACCTCCATCCACCACCGATGTTTTCTCACTGAAGATAAAGCTTGAATCTAGATAACGCACAAGTATAACCCGCCTCATTTGGCCTTGAAGCCAATTTAGAATTCAAGTGCGTGCATCAGCTACACGTCTAAAAACACGGCAGTAAACTTCGTTTTttcgacaacgacgatgatgttggtgatggtgatggtgatggtggtgctcaTGACATCCCAGGTCAGTGGTGCACGGTGTTGTGGCCCCAGACAGTGGGCAGGGGAGGTGAGGAGAGTCACCGTGAACACCACACTTCCCGACACCAGTGACACTCCGGTCAGTTCATtatggtggtctgtgtgtgtgtgtgtgtgtgtgtgtgtgtgtgtgtgtgtgtgtgtgccggacagCAGTGATACTCCGGTCAGTTCATtacggtggtctgtgtgtgtgtgtgtgtgtgtgtgtgtgtgtgtgtgtgtgtgtgtgtgtgtgtgccggacagCAGTGATACTCCGGACAGTTCATtacggtggtctgtgtgtgtgtgtgtgtgtgtgtgtgtgtgtgtgtgtgtgtgtgtgtgtgtcagacagcaGTGATACTCcattatggtggtgtgtgtgtgtgtgtgtgtgtgtgtgtgtgtgtgtgtgtgtgtgtgccggacagTAGTGACACTCCGGTCAGTTCATtacggtggtctgtgtgtgtgtgtgtgtgtgtgtgtgtgtgtgtgtgtgtgtgtgtgtgtgtgtgtgtgtgtgtgtgccggacagTAGTGACACTCCAGTCAGTTCATaacggtggtctgtgtgtgtgtgtgtgtgtgtgtgtgtgtgtgtgtgtgtgtgtgtgtgtgtgtgccggacagTAGTGACACTCCAGTCAGTTCATaacggtggtctgtgtgtgtgtctgtgtgtgtgtgtgtgtgtgtgtgtgtgccggacagTAGTGACACTCCGGTCAGTTCATaacggtggtctgtgtgtgtgtgtgtgtgtgtgtgtgtgccggacagTAGTGACACTCCGGTCAGTTCATaacggtggtctgtgtgtgtgtgtgtgtgtgtgtgtgtgtgtgtgtgtgtgtgtgtgtgtgtgccggacagTAGTGACACTCCGGTCAGTTCATaacggtggtctgtgtgtgtgtgtgtgtgtgtgtgtgtgtgtgtgtgtgtgtgtgtgtgtgtgtgtgtgtgtgtgtgtgtgtgtgtgtgtgtgccggacagTAGTGACACTCCGGTCAGTTCATaacggtggtctgtgtgtgtgtgtgtgtgtgtgtgtgtgtgtgtgtgtgtgtgtgtgtgtgtgtgtgtgtgtgtgtgtgtgtgtgtgtgtgtgccggacagTAGTGACACTCCGGTCAGTTCATaacggtggtctgtgtgtgtgtgtgtgtgtgtgtgtgtgtgtgtgtgtgtgtgtgtgtgtgtgtgccggacagTAGTGACACTCCGGTCAGTTCATaacggtggtctgtgtgtgtgtgtgtgtgtgtgccggacagCACGGAAGGccaggagagtgggaggggggtgggggcagagaaggCAGAGGGGGGACAGGAGGAGCTGATGCTTACAGATGATGTATATATACAAACGAGATCAGGAAAATGTGtttatgaatgcacacacacacacacacacacacacacacacacacacacacacacagaacttattTTTAAGGGACGgatgggtgggggcaggggggatcaAGAAATCTTGGACTTAACACTGTCAGATTTTTTCCTCCAAATGTTTGTAAAATAGTCTAATTGGGTTGttgttaaatccttttttttttcttttttttctttttttttatacgccTGTATGTTTTAAAGTTGGAAAACAAAATAGTTAGATTGTTGTTCAGtcaatgttgtgaatagtatcgTTTTCATCCCTTTaccttcccctccttttttttttttttttttttttttgtctccccctccttttttcatgtctaatatcaggtaatgtggatagacattaaatgaaattgaacacacacacacacacacacacacacacgcgcgcgcgcgcgcgcgcgcgcacacacacacacacacacacacacacacacacagcgagagaacgCTAATGctcatatgcacgcatgcatacagacagacacagacaacagcaaGAGATGGGACTGAATTGTATGAAGATACTTTGAACAGCGCTTCGTTCATTACACACAGCTCCACTAGTGCACAGAAGATAATCTCCataagtgtacgtgtgtgtgtgtgtgtgtgtgtgtgtgtgtgtgttacaggagtGGCACTGGGTGAGCTATGACTTCGACACGAAGAAAGTGGCCGTCATAACCTTTGACCCACGACCTGGCAAATCTGACCTTTACCGCAGAGAATTGCTGGATTTCAGTGAGGcaagtgctgctgctgttgttggcacAGTGTgtaagatcaacaacaacaacaaaaaacccaactaattaaTTAGTTgattaatgataatcatgatgatgatgatactactgctaccaccaccaccatacaaggcctgctgatactgctactactatcactactactactactactactgctaacatGCGGCTGCTACATGGCTAGCTGTTGCTTGttctgttgctgatgatggtggtggtggtggtcgtggcgacggtgatagtggtggtggtagaggtgatgttgattatgatggtggtagtggtggtggtggtggttatggtggtagtgatgatgatgatggtgattatgacgatgatgacgtgaaaaaaaagaagggaatagaaggtggcagaatggttaagacgcttatctgccaatacagttccCATGAGGGTCTgcgttcgattcccgctctctcccaagtttgactggaaattcatatgcagcgtctagtcattcagatgagacgataaacctaggccctgtgtgcagcacgaacttagcgcacagaaaaagaacccatggcaacaaaatggttgtcctccAGCAACATTATATTGATGAAcactcatatatatgcatgcactcaaggactggcgggctcgttgggttatgctgctgtcaggcatctgcctagcagatgggatgtagcgtatatggaatttttacgaacgcactgacgcctccttaagaagcTGAAACTAGTAAGTAACAAAGCAAAAT
Protein-coding regions in this window:
- the LOC143278070 gene encoding uncharacterized protein LOC143278070 isoform X2, whose translation is MMLVMVMVMVVLMTSQVSGARCCGPRQWAGEVRRVTVNTTLPDTSDTPEWHWVSYDFDTKKVAVITFDPRPGKSDLYRRELLDFSEGMRYVTQDEVTCRSSRLNGTIPRLCVPPSGGLVWQHTQWNNLTLTVNPESFNMPKSCFTTSPDTVTTAGAQIPTAYGRMAQILNLL